The sequence GATCCTGTCATGGAAAAACGGGCGCACCGGGCAGACCTATCCGGATTATGAGTGCGGCATCGGTGATCAGCCTTTTTGGATTCGTTATGCCCAGGGCAGGGGGGCAAACCTCATCATTGATATTAACGACGGGGAATATATTTTCATGGTGCTTAAACTTTGAGACGTTTCAGTTAGAGGATACAATAATGGATCTTACCCTGCTGGTGGACAATAATACGTTTATCGACCGGTATCTGACAGCCGAGCCAGGGTTGTCAATTCTGATTGAAGATGAAGATGTAACGGTCCTTTTTGATCTGGGCTATTCAAATTTGTTTTTAAAAAATGCTGAAAAAATGGGAAAGGATCTATCCTGCCTGGATTTTCTGGTCCTTTCCCACAGTCACCTGGATCATACCTGGGGATTAGGTCCTTTTATCCGTTACCTGACCGAACGGACCATTGAAGGCCTGGACGTAAAATATCCGAAACTTGTAGCCCACCCGGAAGTTTTTTCTTCCGTGCGTGTTGATGGACTATCTGAAATCGGGTGTCTGGTGACAAAGGAAAAAGCCGGTCGTCACATGGAATTGGCCCTGGCCAAAACCCCTGTCAACTTAAGTCCCCGCCTTATTTTTTTAGGTGAAATCCCCAGGGAAAACAGCTTTGAAGGCCAGACGCCCATCGGGATGAAGCAAACACCTGACGGCCCTGTTCCGGACTTGATCTTGGACGATTCCGCCCTGGTCTATACGTCGTACCAGGGGCTTGTTATTATCACGGGCTGTTCCCATGCAGGAATCTGCAACATCATATCCCATGCCCAACAGGTGTGTGGGGACGAGCGGATCGCAGACATCATCGGCGGTTTCCATCTGCTCAATCCGCCGGCCTTCCAGATGGAAAAAACCTTGGATTATTTCAGGCAGATCACGCCCCTGGCGCTTCATGCTTGCCACTGCACGGATCTTAACTCAAAGGTTGCCCTGGTCGGGGTGGCAC comes from uncultured Desulfobacter sp. and encodes:
- a CDS encoding AF1514 family protein; the encoded protein is MVAIRNISQNQCEEYINMNINLPDLDFVAAKQAAKEKALELCSHPMILSWKNGRTGQTYPDYECGIGDQPFWIRYAQGRGANLIIDINDGEYIFMVLKL
- a CDS encoding MBL fold metallo-hydrolase codes for the protein MDLTLLVDNNTFIDRYLTAEPGLSILIEDEDVTVLFDLGYSNLFLKNAEKMGKDLSCLDFLVLSHSHLDHTWGLGPFIRYLTERTIEGLDVKYPKLVAHPEVFSSVRVDGLSEIGCLVTKEKAGRHMELALAKTPVNLSPRLIFLGEIPRENSFEGQTPIGMKQTPDGPVPDLILDDSALVYTSYQGLVIITGCSHAGICNIISHAQQVCGDERIADIIGGFHLLNPPAFQMEKTLDYFRQITPLALHACHCTDLNSKVALVGVAPLKDTGVGLSLHFDPMP